GACGACAACATCTGCGTAGCTAGACACCTAGATGTAAGATACTATGTTTAACCCCATttaggaaaaagaagaagaaaatatgtaCTATATATACTCAGGCATGTTTTGAAATCATGATACACCATTTCTTGTAAATGGAAAACACAGGAGCAGAATCTATAGTGtgaactgtttctgttttaataaagaGAAGTGGGATCAGTGAGTGCTGCAGATGATGGGACTATTTTTAAGAGCTGTTGTCCATTATGAGCACAGCCTCTCACCACTGAGCCAGGAGGGCTTcaacaaaacattcatttgagagaagaggagaagggcAGCTCAGTTATACTGTACCGATGAAGGATGCAGGTAAACACTGTAGATCTAAGTGCTTTAGATAGTGTTATTCTCCCTGCTTTTTATCCAGGTGACATTATTCATAGCTCTGCTGGTTCTTGTGGCCTCGGTCCATTCCGAGTCCCAGTTCTACCTGCCCATTGACTGCGATGACATCCACCGCCATGATAACAGCAGCTCCAGTGGTGTGTACACCATCTATCCAGGAGGTCCCACCACACCCCTGCATGTCTACTGTGATATGGACACTGAAGGAGGCAGATGGACTGTAAGTACACCTAGTATTTTCTACACATTTTATaattacaaacactgaacaaacaTCAGACCTTGTGCtgtaaaattcattttttaatattttcagagCATGTGTTTACACCCATGTTTGCTTTGCTTCATGACATATTAAAGGTGTAaggtttattaatatttaacgTTAGTTTGAAGTGTTTGTAACAAACAAAGAGTCCTTATCTGGTTGATTTTGTCCTGTTAAACAGATCTATacattttactttctctttcttcctccagGTATTTCAGAGGAGAATAGATGGGACTGAAAATTTCTACAGGCCCTGGAGTCACTACAAGACTGGATTTGGGACGGTAGCTGGAGAATACTGGCTCGGTGAGATCCAGagggaaaaatacaaatactctACTTTCCATTGTTTTCAgttgcagctaaaaaaaaaattaaataatctGTTGTATAGTACCTACTCTGCACCAAGCACCAGAGAGACAACAAAATAtttgaacatccatccatccatccatccattatctatacccacttattccttaaccagggtcacagggatctgctggagcctatcccagctctctttgggtgaaaggcaggggtccaccctggactgGTCAAATATTTGAACAAAAGCTGCATATTTCTGAGTTGATAGaggccaaaataaaagtaatttctATACACTCATTCATCAGGTGACCAGATATATGATTTGCGATGAATGATAATGTTTCTCTGCTctggatgtgtaaatatgtAACTGTTTGCTAATATCTTCATCATAGAAGGCAaatcaacactgttttcattactTGTTTCTGCCAAAACATTAGTTATTTAGCTCTATAGTCCCTGTGCTGGTGCCTCATGCCTTAATTTGCTGTATATGAGTATAACATGAGGCTTGTGATTTCAGACCATGCAAGAAAAGCTGAGACAGTCTGATGGAAAGGATGTTTAGAAATAGTCATGATATAATACATAGCCTTGGTGTAGGAAGTAAAATGATATAAAGCGTTTGTGTCATTTCAGGCCTGGAAAACATCTTCCTGCTGACTGTGAGGAAGAAGAATGAGCTGAGGGTGGATATGCAGGACTGGGAGGGAGGCCAGGCATCCTCCCAGTACTCCTCCTTCTCAATCGATTCTGAGAAAGCTGGTTATCAACTTCACCTGGGCAGCTTCAttggaggagcaggaggtgggGGCCACTGAGTGGGTCTTAATTTAAGAGATTTGGGTGTGAATGGCGAGGAAAAAGGGACAGTCTTCTCGAATAAAtccagtttttttaaaaatggttccCTTAAAGgtctttaacaaaacaaactggaCTATGAGAATGAATCCTTAAATCATTTCTTTCCCAGTTAAGCCTTGTCTTATTATTATATCATGGGCTACCAATACAACAGTAATGACAACACATATTGATTTTTGAGatttcagagagaaagatgaataTAGCAAATGTCATATTAATGAAAAAGGAGAAGGTGCTTTCTGAAATGATGGgttctttattaaaacattaaacctGTGTAGTGCATTTGTTTGGAGAAATCTCCTTTACCTGCAGAGATTATAGAATATAAGACTGTGAAGATAAATGATGTATTCAGCAAGTGactgtaagaaaatgaaaagatggaAGCACCTCTGCAGCATTAATATCTGACTTCATGGCCCTTTTGACTTTCAGTATAGTTATATTGTATTGTTATAAGGTTGAATTCATCTCACcactaaatgctgcttctgtAAATCTTTTACATTACACAATGCACCTTTAAGACATTAAAAGGCACATTTAACATACTGAAAATACATCTACTCTAAAAAGCTGCTGAATAAATTTGAGCCCCCAGATGAGTGTGACGGGAGCAAGCCTGAGATTGAGAttgattgttaatgagaaaaacaaaaacctacaAATAGAAGACTGTGGTGCTCTGCGTGAGTCCAAAATGTACCTTTATTACTACTGGAGCCCACAGAAACTATCATTGTGCTGCAGTGATGCAGTGGCTGAACCTCCATGTGTGAAAGGTCGTCCTGATTTCAGCACAGTCGAGCTGACTTTGTTCAATCCTCCTAAGAATGTTGTGGTCAGACACATTGTGCCCCGGATAACAACAAGCACCTTTAGGTTTATATTTCAACCCTCTGACATTGTTTTCTCTTGTCTCCCTAGGGGACGGGTTGGCAGGTCATAACTCCATGAAGTTCACCACCTTTGACAAAGACCAGGACCAGTGGGATAAAAACTGCGCTCAGCATTTTCTCGGCGGGTTCTGGTACAATGCCTGTCACACAGCTAATCCTAACGGCATGTACGCACCTCATGGTGCTATTGGATTTGAAAATGTTCATGTCATTTGGCATCCATGGAAGGGGTGGAACTACTCCCTCAAGACTGTGGCCATGAAAATCAGATCAGTCTCGAGGTGTCCATGTGCACACTAACCTGATTATCTAGAGATTAACTATAGGTTATGGTAATACTTCACATTTCATCAGGTTAAAAGACTGTAGATGTGGGGGAGCATCATGTCTGGCACCTGTGTTCAATACCATTAATGTGTAGAAACgtatttcatttcactgtatttattCGTATTTTGTtcaaaatacaatgaaaatattttgggTGAACTGCATCTTGTCAAATACTTTATGATCATTgcttttgattttattatattaataaatattgaCACTCTagtgatgatgattattatgtGGTGGTTTGAATTGCACACTCAGCCTTTGTTTATTCAATTAAAATGGAGTGTGCAGTAAAGCCTGCAGCTTGTGAGGCTGTAGCCACAGTGGTGCATCCGAGCTAAACGCAAACATGACACCAATATAAAAACGATACTATACGCTGTACTGTATACTATACTTTTTACACTCCGTTTCAATTCTTTAACAATATAATTTTTGATGTAGTTGATGACATTTCTGAGAGTCTATTTCACTTTAcacaataattaaaacatacaGATAAATTAACCAATGTCTTTTCCTCATCTGTGCTTCAGAAATCATCAACGTTGGACCCTCAAATGTTGAAGGCTCACTGACACACAACgttaacaaacaaaaagaacagagaacaaaacaacaaaaacagacatttgtcaGGCGTACAGGTTATTAACAGACAGGCTGCATATTAACTAAACACAAGGTGTCACCCTTGTGCTGAAGAACCTCTTCAGGTTTCATGGGGTGGAGAGGTGTGGTCTGCACAGGTAGGCTGACGTagtctcacacatacacagcaagGAGTGTTGTGTTGCTCTATAAGAGACAAACCAGGAACTGACTGACACATTACTATAGCATTCAAAATAGCTTTGtatcatttattttgtgtttctcataaagtacttcaaacgTGACTATAAAATGAACCaaaatattatttgtattttcagttattttatagATTATATGTCCATGTTTTGGGGCAACACCatgggtgagtggttagcacagttgcctcacagcaagaaggttcctggtttgaaacccatcaggggcctttctgtgtggagtttgcatgttctccctgtgcttgtgtgggttttctccaggtactctggtttcctcccacagtccaaaaacatgtatgtcaggttgattggtgactctaaattgcccataggagtgagtgtgagtgtgtgaggttgtttgtctctatgtggccctgtgatggactggtgacctgtccagggtggacccctgcctttcacccaaagaaagctgggataggctccagctgatccctgggaccctggttaggactaagggggtatagatgatggatggatgtccaAGTTTGTTATCAGTATTTTATACTTTCACATAAAACATTGTGTGGAAATACAGGAATACAGGAAATACAGTCATAATTTAGTGTAACAGTCTGATGCTGATGCATACTGACCTCCATACCAACCTCATGGTGACTGTACATCAAAACCCAGTCAgcaggattcatcctctgggggcTGTAAACCAAATTTTAAAGCTGATATTTCatgtacattacattaaataatATATGACTGAGCTGCATAATATAAACTACAGTTTCTATTAATATGTATGCACTTTTGAATACAGGACTTTTACTTGCAGTTACATTaactttaaatttttaaaagaaCAGACATTCGCTTCTATGAGTAATTAGTCCCTGTAGGTTATTTCAGGCCTTGTCCAATAaagttattgatttattttggttCTCTCGGGGGCGATGTCACAGTTGACGTGTATTCCTGTCCGACATTATATGTCTTTATTTAATGGTTCCGGCGTTTATGGTGAAAATAACCTCAAGCTGTTTCTTTatgataaaacaaacaggaacacCGCTGGTAGGTTTTCCCAGGCGCTCCTCCCgcccccccctctctccctctctccctctccctccctccctctctctctctctccctctccctccctccctctctctctctctctctctccctctctctctctctctctctctgggacCCAAACTTGTTTCAGGAAAAGCGAATCAACATATTTTCTCCCGCTGGCTGGAAGAAACAGGACAGCCGTGTCCGTGCCAAAGAGAAGGCGTAGACTTCCTCCAAACATTTCCTGCGCCATCTCCACTTTCGACAGTCGGAGTTTTGTGTAACGAGAAAagtttttctctgcttctgttttctcctccaCCACCTGGACGCTTCTTTCTTGTGCCTTAAATCGCCACAGAGGATTTGTCCTCCTCTTCAGACAGCTCGGCTTGTGCAGACATGGACTGGGGAACCGATCTGTGGGTAAGTTGACAGCTGACTCAGAAAGAGCCAGAGTCATTACACTAAATACCTAAACATCCCTCAGAGAGACCCCCTGTCCTGCTATTGTTTTCGACGGCACTGTGTGTAGACACTGCACCAGTGCTTTTCCACTCTAGGCCCTGGTCAAACAATCTTGAGTTCAACAGCAGGAGTGGAAAACCTGCAGCCAGGGGATGTCGCAACTCCTGCTGCATACCTTATCACAAGCAGAGGGCACAGGAGAAGTGTTGAGTGCAGTGGTTTGTTTTGTACACAGTTCAGAATAAAGCTTCTTTCTTTGTCCTTCACTCCTTCTTCATCTACGGTTCAACCATCAGCTGTGTTTTGTGACAGGACCTGAGTGTGGGGGTTTAACTGAAGAGCAGTGATCTGTGAAAGTGCCTGGTTGCGTCTGAGCTGGTGCCTCAGCTGTGAATCACAGCTACACTCACCAGGTCAGATAACTTCCTCATCACTCACAGACCTCAGTGCCGCCTGTGGAGTCCTCAGCCAGCGAGCAAACTATTTAACCTAATATC
This genomic window from Mastacembelus armatus chromosome 1, fMasArm1.2, whole genome shotgun sequence contains:
- the LOC113127870 gene encoding microfibril-associated glycoprotein 4-like; this translates as MLIWGFLICDISVFTKQHTEPPRQWSLLSKNSMQVTLFIALLVLVASVHSESQFYLPIDCDDIHRHDNSSSSGVYTIYPGGPTTPLHVYCDMDTEGGRWTVFQRRIDGTENFYRPWSHYKTGFGTVAGEYWLGLENIFLLTVRKKNELRVDMQDWEGGQASSQYSSFSIDSEKAGYQLHLGSFIGGAGGDGLAGHNSMKFTTFDKDQDQWDKNCAQHFLGGFWYNACHTANPNGMYAPHGAIGFENVHVIWHPWKGWNYSLKTVAMKIRSVSRCPCAH